The DNA sequence CCTACTAAATTTTTTCAGGATACTTAGAAAAATTGGGTGCTAAAGCATACGATATTGAGTTGTCTATTAAAGCTAACAATGATAATATCTAAATTATCAAATCGATAAATTAATCGAAATTAATATGTCCAATTTCTTTTTTCCCGAACCTCAACAAAGTTGGGAATATAACAATCCAATAAACATTTTACCCGTAAGTTCAAATGTACTCAATATAGCCTTGACTTGTGTTCAAACTGAATTACAAAAATTTTTCGCCTCGCCCACTGCCTTAGAAAAACTAGATCGAGTCTTTGATATTACCGAGCGAAACGCGGCTCATATATTGATTAAAAATTCCGCAGTCGGCATTTTTAATCAAATTCCCCATCTGCAAATTGTCGAAGATGTAGCTATGAATGGGGCGCAGGGAGCCTTTTCGCAAGCTACAAACACCATCTATTTATCAGATTCCTTGCTGCGCCGTGACAGTCTGAAAGTTCAAGAGGTTCTGCTTGAGGAACTAGGACACAAGTTTGATACTTTGCTCAATCCGGGTGGGGATACTTGTGGAGATGAGGGAGAGTTATTTAAGGACGTTGTTTTGGGTTTTCCTCTGAGTCAGCCAGAGTTGCTACGGATTCAGACAGAGAATGACTTCAGCACTGTTGTCATTGATAATCAGGTTATCTCTGTTGAACAAGCCCAGAATAGCATATTAGCTGATGCAATCGTATCTAATGACGATGGTGTTTATGTCAGACGTTCTGATGGGAGCAAATTTTTACC is a window from the Aerosakkonema funiforme FACHB-1375 genome containing:
- a CDS encoding FG-GAP repeat domain-containing protein, which encodes MSNFFFPEPQQSWEYNNPINILPVSSNVLNIALTCVQTELQKFFASPTALEKLDRVFDITERNAAHILIKNSAVGIFNQIPHLQIVEDVAMNGAQGAFSQATNTIYLSDSLLRRDSLKVQEVLLEELGHKFDTLLNPGGDTCGDEGELFKDVVLGFPLSQPELLRIQTENDFSTVVIDNQVISVEQAQNSILADAIVSNDDGVYVRRSDGSKFLPNEKWTDIVYTGTKGTWFADVTGDGKADAIVSNDDGVYVRRANGTGTGFLPNEKWTDIVYTGTKGTWFADVTGDGKADAIVSNNDGVYVRRANGNGTGFLPNEKWTDIVYTGTKGTWFADVTGDGKADAI